The Mucilaginibacter gracilis genomic interval TTTGGTAAGCGCCTGGTCGGGTCGTAACCAGTTGGTACTGGGGCAACAAAAAGTGGATGACAAGAGCAATGAGATTACGGCGATCCCAGCATTGTTATCGCTATTGAACATCAAAGGGGCGGTAGTAAGCATCGACGCAATGGGTACACAGAAAGCGATTGCTGAACAGATTGTCGAAAGCCAGGGCGATTATATCCTTGCTTTGAAACAGAACCAGGAAACACTTTATGAACAGGTAATCAATCAGTTCAACTTTAAAGAAGACAGTTACAGCCAGCACCTGGATAAGGGCCACGGGCGGGCGGAGATCAGAGACTGCAAAGTCATTCATGAACTTAACTGGGTTGACGAAAAGGAAAATTGGAAGGGAATAAAGACCATCATCAAAATAACCTCGGAAAGGATAATAGGTGACAGCCACTCCATACAAGACCGCTACTATATCTCCAGCCTCCGTGCTGATGCTGCCTATTTTAACCAAGCCATCCGCGCACATTGGGGCATTGAGAACCAATTGCACTGGCAGTTGGATGTCGGATTTGGCGAAGATTACAATACCACACGGAACAAACAGACCGCCCAAAACCTTGCCGTAGTCAGAAAGATAGCCCTAAATATCCTAAAAGCCGACAAAACCAGTAAGGCCAGCCTGAAAGCAAAAAGAAAAATGGCCGGGTGGAACCATAAATTTCTTCTTTCAT includes:
- a CDS encoding ISAs1 family transposase, with the translated sequence MTTSLHNHFRWIPDPRTGNNKKHNLLEVIILSVLAVLCGAESWYEMEEFGKEKEDFLKQLLPLENGIPSHDTINRVFMLIDSALFEQCFRAWTAELSRGLEESGLSGEKELIAIDGKSICNSACKHQGLGALHLVSAWSGRNQLVLGQQKVDDKSNEITAIPALLSLLNIKGAVVSIDAMGTQKAIAEQIVESQGDYILALKQNQETLYEQVINQFNFKEDSYSQHLDKGHGRAEIRDCKVIHELNWVDEKENWKGIKTIIKITSERIIGDSHSIQDRYYISSLRADAAYFNQAIRAHWGIENQLHWQLDVGFGEDYNTTRNKQTAQNLAVVRKIALNILKADKTSKASLKAKRKMAGWNHKFLLSLIAKTNS